In Centropristis striata isolate RG_2023a ecotype Rhode Island chromosome 15, C.striata_1.0, whole genome shotgun sequence, a genomic segment contains:
- the LOC131986985 gene encoding leukocyte cell-derived chemotaxin-2-like, protein MTFKYGVFWDEKCRANILLFFFLPVSVVGAWSVLCAGHHNNRVRACDAHGCGAFNSNRDNNLHKAVDLVCDDYGIVNAPFSGSLAGPVSRKEPAGNRYEGVKLLNDGE, encoded by the exons ATGACTTTTAAATATGGTGTATTTTGGGATGAAAAGTGCCGGGCTAACatattacttttcttttttctacctGTCTCTGTAGTCGGAGCCTGGAGCGTCCTTTGTGCTGGTCACCACAACAACAGAGTGAGGGCGTGTGACGCGCACGGCTGTGGAGCTTTCAACTCCAACAG AGATAATAACCTACATAAAGCAGTGGATCTGGTGTGTGATGACTATGGTATTGTCAACGCTCCATTCTCAGGCTCTCTGGCAGGTCCAGTGAGTCGGAAAGAGCCCGCTGGGAATCGGTATGAAGGGGTCAAACTTCTCAATGATGGTGAGTAG